In a single window of the Halobaculum lipolyticum genome:
- a CDS encoding carbon-nitrogen family hydrolase, with amino-acid sequence MKLALAQIDVRAADRDGNVERALDAIARAAADGADLVALPELWNVGYFAFEAYERRAEPLTGPTLTRLREAAREHDVALLAGSIVEDLAESAAAGEAVPDDDGLANTAVLFDADGERLAVYRKHHLFGYESAETRLLTPGEALPVVDLLGFRVAVTTCYDLRFPEQFRALADDGADLVLVPSAWPYPRVEHWRTLPRARAIENLSYVAAVNGSGSFEGTDLLGRSTVYDPWGTTVASAGDDPALVEARVDPERVAAVREEFPALLDRRDY; translated from the coding sequence GTGAAGCTCGCACTCGCCCAGATCGACGTTCGCGCGGCCGACCGCGACGGCAACGTGGAGCGCGCGCTCGACGCCATCGCCCGCGCGGCCGCCGACGGCGCCGACCTCGTCGCGCTCCCGGAACTGTGGAACGTCGGCTACTTCGCGTTCGAGGCGTACGAGCGCCGCGCGGAGCCGCTCACGGGACCGACGCTGACGCGACTGCGCGAGGCCGCCCGCGAGCACGACGTCGCGCTGCTGGCCGGATCGATCGTCGAGGACCTCGCCGAGAGCGCCGCGGCGGGGGAAGCCGTCCCCGACGACGACGGGCTGGCAAACACGGCGGTGCTGTTCGACGCCGACGGCGAGCGGCTGGCCGTCTACCGGAAACACCACCTGTTCGGCTACGAGTCCGCCGAGACGCGGCTGCTCACCCCCGGGGAGGCGCTGCCGGTCGTCGACCTGCTCGGCTTCCGCGTCGCGGTGACGACCTGCTACGACCTGCGATTTCCCGAGCAGTTCCGTGCGCTCGCGGACGACGGCGCCGACCTCGTGCTCGTGCCGAGCGCGTGGCCGTACCCGCGCGTCGAGCACTGGCGGACGCTCCCGCGGGCGCGCGCCATCGAGAATCTCTCGTACGTCGCGGCGGTGAACGGGTCCGGGAGCTTCGAGGGAACCGACCTCCTCGGGCGCTCGACCGTGTACGACCCGTGGGGGACGACGGTCGCGTCGGCGGGCGACGACCCCGCGCTCGTCGAGGCGAGGGTCGACCCCGAGCGCGTCGCGGCCGTGCGCGAGGAGTTCCCCGCGCTGCTGGACCGGCGCGACTACTGA